In the Rattus rattus isolate New Zealand chromosome 18, Rrattus_CSIRO_v1, whole genome shotgun sequence genome, one interval contains:
- the LOC116887095 gene encoding keratin-associated protein 10-7-like isoform X2, with the protein MANSTMSICSSDLSYNSRVCLPGSCDSCTDSSWQVDDCPESCCEPCGCAPSCCQPSCCVPCCAPSCCAPSCCQSSCCAPSCCTPTPCLLCTPVSCVSSPCCQQSSCQPSCCQQSSCEPSCCTSSPCQQPCGVTLCCKPVCCTPICSESCCQQSSCQSSCCQPSCCVPVCCRPVCCTPICSASSSCCCQPSCCAPGCCKPVCCKPCSSLSLLCRPVCRPACCVPTSSCCASSCQPSCCRPASCVSLLCRPACSRQACSAQKSTC; encoded by the exons ATGGCCAACTCTACAATGTCCATTTGCTCCAGTGACCTGAGCTACAACAGCCGGGTCTGCCTGCCCGGTTCCTGTGACTCTTGTACTGACTCCTCCTGGCAGGTGGACGACTGCCCAGAGAGCTGCTGTGAGCCCTGCGGCTGTGcccccagctgctgccagcctAGCTGCTGTGTTCCTTGCTGTGCTCCCAGCTGCTGTGCCCCCAGCTGTTGCCAGTCCAGCTGCTGTGCCCCCAGCTGCTGTACCCCAACCCCTTGCCTCCTCTGCACCCCAGTGAGCTGTGTGTCCAGCCCCTGCTGCCAGCAGTCTAGCTGCCAGC CCTCATGCTGCCAGCAGTCTAGCTGTGAGCCCTCTTGCTGCACCTCCTCCCCCTGCCAGCAGCCCTGCGGTGTGACCCTTTGCTGCAAGCCTGTGTGCTGCACACCCATCTGCTCTGAATCCTGCTGCCAGCAGTCTAGCTGCCAGTCCTCCTGCTGCCAGCCCTcctgctgtgtgcctgtctgctgcaggcctgtgtgctgcacacccatctgctctgcctcctcctcctgctgctgccagccctcctgctgtgctcctggGTGCTGCAAGCCTGTGTGCTGCAAGCCCTGCTCCAGCCTGTCCCTGCTGTGCCGCCCTGTGTGCAGACCTGCCTGCTGTGTGCCCACCTCCTCCTGCTGTGCCTCCtcctgccagcccagctgctgtcgCCCAGCCTCCTGTGTGTCCCTGCTGTGCCGCCCTGCCTGCTCCAGACAGGCCTGCTCTGCACAGAAGTCCACCTGCTGA
- the LOC116887095 gene encoding keratin-associated protein 10-12-like isoform X1: MANSTMSICSSDLSYNSRVCLPGSCDSCTDSSWQVDDCPESCCEPCGCAPSCCQPSCCVPCCAPSCCAPSCCQSSCCAPSCCTPTPCLLCTPVSCVSSPCCQQSSCQPACCTCSPCQQPCGVTLCCKPVCCVPVCCGASSSCCQQSSCEPSCCTSSPCQQPCGPSCCVPVCCRPVCCTPICSASSSCCCQPSCCAPGCCKPVCCKPCSSLSLLCRPVCRPACCVPTSSCCASSCQPSCCRPASCVSLLCRPACSRQACSAQKSTC; encoded by the exons ATGGCCAACTCTACAATGTCCATTTGCTCCAGTGACCTGAGCTACAACAGCCGGGTCTGCCTGCCCGGTTCCTGTGACTCTTGTACTGACTCCTCCTGGCAGGTGGACGACTGCCCAGAGAGCTGCTGTGAGCCCTGCGGCTGTGcccccagctgctgccagcctAGCTGCTGTGTTCCTTGCTGTGCTCCCAGCTGCTGTGCCCCCAGCTGTTGCCAGTCCAGCTGCTGTGCCCCCAGCTGCTGTACCCCAACCCCTTGCCTCCTCTGCACCCCAGTGAGCTGTGTGTCCAGCCCCTGCTGCCAGCAGTCTAGCTGCCAGCCAGCTTGCTGCACCTGCTCCCCCTGCCAGCAGCCCTGCGGTGTGACCCTTTGCTGCAAGCCTGtctgctgtgtgcctgtctgctgTGGTGCTTCCTCCTCATGCTGCCAGCAGTCTAGCTGTGAGCCCTCTTGCTGCACCTCCTCCCCCTGCCAGCAGCCCTGCGGT CCCTcctgctgtgtgcctgtctgctgcaggcctgtgtgctgcacacccatctgctctgcctcctcctcctgctgctgccagccctcctgctgtgctcctggGTGCTGCAAGCCTGTGTGCTGCAAGCCCTGCTCCAGCCTGTCCCTGCTGTGCCGCCCTGTGTGCAGACCTGCCTGCTGTGTGCCCACCTCCTCCTGCTGTGCCTCCtcctgccagcccagctgctgtcgCCCAGCCTCCTGTGTGTCCCTGCTGTGCCGCCCTGCCTGCTCCAGACAGGCCTGCTCTGCACAGAAGTCCACCTGCTGA
- the LOC116887103 gene encoding keratin-associated protein 10-10-like isoform X2 yields the protein MAASTMSVCSDAPTNSSWQVDDCPESCCEPCSCAPAPTPCLLCTPVSCVSSPCCQSSCCTPSCCQQSSCQPACCTCSPCQQPCGVTLCCKPVCCVPVCCGASSSCCQQSSCEPSCCTSSPCQQPCGVTLCCRPVCCTPICSESCCQQSSCAPVCCKPVCCKPCSSLSLLCRPVCRPACCVPTSSCCASSCQPSCCRPASCVSLLCRPACSRQACSGHKSTC from the exons ATGGCTGCctccaccatgtctgtctgctctgATGCTCCCACCAACTCCTCCTGGCAGGTGGACGACTGCCCAGAGAGCTGCTGTGAGCCCTGCAGCTGTGcccc TGCCCCAACCCCTTGCCTCCTCTGCACCCCAGTGAGCTGTGTGTCCAGCCCCTGCTGCCAGTCTTCCTGCTGCACACCCTCATGCTGCCAGCAGTCTAGCTGCCAGCCAGCTTGCTGCACCTGCTCCCCCTGCCAGCAGCCCTGCGGTGTGACCCTTTGCTGCAAGCCTGtctgctgtgtgcctgtctgctgTGGTGCTTCCTCCTCATGCTGCCAGCAGTCTAGCTGTGAGCCCTCTTGCTGCACCTCCTCCCCCTGCCAGCAGCCCTGTGGTGTGACCCTCTGCTGCAGGCCTGTGTGCTGCACACCCATCTGCTCTGAATCCTGCTGCCAGCAGTCTAgctgtgctcctgtctgctgTAAGCCTGTGTGCTGCAAGCCCTGCTCCAGCCTGTCCCTGCTGTGCCGCCCTGTGTGCAGACCTGCCTGCTGTGTGCCCACCTCCTCCTGCTGTGCCTCCtcctgccagcccagctgctgtcgCCCAGCCTCCTGTGTGTCCCTGCTGTGCCGCCCTGCCTGCTCCAGACAGGCCTGCTCTGGACACAAGTCCACCTGCTGA
- the LOC116887103 gene encoding keratin-associated protein 10-3-like isoform X1 yields MAASTMSVCSDAPTNSSWQVDDCPESCCEPCSCAPSCCQPSCCVPCCAPCCVPSCCAPSCCAPTPCLLCTPVSCVSSPCCQSSCCTPSCCQQSSCQPACCTCSPCQQPCGVTLCCKPVCCVPVCCGPCGVTLCCRPVCCTPICSESCCQQSSCAPVCCKPVCCKPCSSLSLLCRPVCRPACCVPTSSCCASSCQPSCCRPASCVSLLCRPACSRQACSGHKSTC; encoded by the exons ATGGCTGCctccaccatgtctgtctgctctgATGCTCCCACCAACTCCTCCTGGCAGGTGGACGACTGCCCAGAGAGCTGCTGTGAGCCCTGCAGCTGTGcccccagctgctgccagcctAGCTGCTGTGTTCCTTGCTGTGCCCCCTGCTGTGTCCCCAGCTGCTGTGCCCCCAGCTGCTGTGCCCCAACCCCTTGCCTCCTCTGCACCCCAGTGAGCTGTGTGTCCAGCCCCTGCTGCCAGTCTTCCTGCTGCACACCCTCATGCTGCCAGCAGTCTAGCTGCCAGCCAGCTTGCTGCACCTGCTCCCCCTGCCAGCAGCCCTGCGGTGTGACCCTTTGCTGCAAGCCTGtctgctgtgtgcctgtctgctgTGGT CCCTGTGGTGTGACCCTCTGCTGCAGGCCTGTGTGCTGCACACCCATCTGCTCTGAATCCTGCTGCCAGCAGTCTAgctgtgctcctgtctgctgTAAGCCTGTGTGCTGCAAGCCCTGCTCCAGCCTGTCCCTGCTGTGCCGCCCTGTGTGCAGACCTGCCTGCTGTGTGCCCACCTCCTCCTGCTGTGCCTCCtcctgccagcccagctgctgtcgCCCAGCCTCCTGTGTGTCCCTGCTGTGCCGCCCTGCCTGCTCCAGACAGGCCTGCTCTGGACACAAGTCCACCTGCTGA
- the LOC116887110 gene encoding keratin-associated protein 12-1-like isoform X2 — translation MCHTSCSSGCQPSCCVSNPCQASCFSSCCRPAICIPVRYQVACCVPVSFRPTVCMAPSCQSSVCVPVSCRPVCVTSSCQSSGCCQPSCPTLVCRPVACSNPSCC, via the exons ATGTGTCACACCAGCTGTTCTTCAGGGTGCCAGCCATCCTGCTGTGTGTCCAATCCCTGCCAGGCATCTTGCTTT TCATCCTGCTGCCGGCCTGCTATATGCATTCCTGTGAGATACCAGGTAGCCTGCTGTGTGCCTGTGAGCTTCAGGCCCACTGTGTGCATGGCTCCCTCCTGCcagtcctctgtgtgtgttcccGTGAGCTGCCGGCCAGTCTGTGTGACCTCCTCCTGCCAATCCTCCGGATGCTGCCAgccctcctgccccaccctcGTCTGCAGGCCTGTTGCCTGTAGCAACCCCTCCTGCTGCTGA
- the LOC116887110 gene encoding keratin-associated protein 12-1-like isoform X4, translating into MCHTSCSSGCQPSCCVSNPCQASCFVSSSCQPSSCCVPVSFRPTVCMAPSCQSSVCVPVSCRPVCVTSSCQSSGCCQPSCPTLVCRPVACSNPSCC; encoded by the exons ATGTGTCACACCAGCTGTTCTTCAGGGTGCCAGCCATCCTGCTGTGTGTCCAATCCCTGCCAGGCATCTTGCTTTGTGTCTAGCTCCTGCCAGCCCTCCT CCTGCTGTGTGCCTGTGAGCTTCAGGCCCACTGTGTGCATGGCTCCCTCCTGCcagtcctctgtgtgtgttcccGTGAGCTGCCGGCCAGTCTGTGTGACCTCCTCCTGCCAATCCTCCGGATGCTGCCAgccctcctgccccaccctcGTCTGCAGGCCTGTTGCCTGTAGCAACCCCTCCTGCTGCTGA
- the LOC116887110 gene encoding keratin-associated protein 12-1-like isoform X1: MCHTSCSSGCQPSCCVSNPCQASCFVSSSCQPSCCVSSPCQPSCCVSSPCQSSCCRPAICIPVRYQVACCVPVSFRPTVCMAPSCQSSVCVPVSCRPVCVTSSCQSSGCCQPSCPTLVCRPVACSNPSCC; encoded by the coding sequence ATGTGTCACACCAGCTGTTCTTCAGGGTGCCAGCCATCCTGCTGTGTGTCCAATCCCTGCCAGGCATCTTGCTTTGTGTCTAGCTCCTGCCAGCCCTCCTGCTGTGTGTCCAGCCCCTGCCAGCCATCCTGCTGTGTGTCCAGCCCCTGCCAGTCATCCTGCTGCCGGCCTGCTATATGCATTCCTGTGAGATACCAGGTAGCCTGCTGTGTGCCTGTGAGCTTCAGGCCCACTGTGTGCATGGCTCCCTCCTGCcagtcctctgtgtgtgttcccGTGAGCTGCCGGCCAGTCTGTGTGACCTCCTCCTGCCAATCCTCCGGATGCTGCCAgccctcctgccccaccctcGTCTGCAGGCCTGTTGCCTGTAGCAACCCCTCCTGCTGCTGA
- the LOC116887110 gene encoding keratin-associated protein 12-1-like isoform X3 has protein sequence MCHTSCSSGCQPSCCVSNPCQASCFVSSSCQPSCCVSSPCQPSCCVPTVCMAPSCQSSVCVPVSCRPVCVTSSCQSSGCCQPSCPTLVCRPVACSNPSCC, from the exons ATGTGTCACACCAGCTGTTCTTCAGGGTGCCAGCCATCCTGCTGTGTGTCCAATCCCTGCCAGGCATCTTGCTTTGTGTCTAGCTCCTGCCAGCCCTCCTGCTGTGTGTCCAGCCCCTGCCAGCCATCCTGCTGTGT GCCCACTGTGTGCATGGCTCCCTCCTGCcagtcctctgtgtgtgttcccGTGAGCTGCCGGCCAGTCTGTGTGACCTCCTCCTGCCAATCCTCCGGATGCTGCCAgccctcctgccccaccctcGTCTGCAGGCCTGTTGCCTGTAGCAACCCCTCCTGCTGCTGA